The stretch of DNA GCTTCATGTAACAGCCAAAACAGCTACCTCTCATCACTCTGAAAGGCTGGAAGGCTTTTTCTAAGATTCCATTTAAGATGGAATGTAAGATTAAATATACGGCATGACATCCATGCACCTTTAGATATGTTTATAGAATTTATTCATCTAGAAATGTGATGATAAGAGATGCTCTCAGAGTATTACCGATATTTCTAATATTATCTCGCACAAATATAACgcaaattaattaaatcttcACCATAAATTGACAGTGTCAGACTAGACCAGGTCGGGATTCTTCAGAAAAGCGTTTGCATTTTCACGgcataagcaaaaaaaacaccccccgACGAGGTAGGACTATATTAAAAGGTAGATTTTGACTAAAGCTCATAGCTCTTCATAATAAAGCAgtttaatatttcaaaaacaCTGAGGGGGAGTTGTATTTCCTGCCACATTCGCTTCAACAGAACAACGGTAGGGACACGTTACTTATTTTCAGCTAATTTAAAAGTAGCTGGGCTCCAAAAAACTCGTTTAGTCCGAGTTCCGTCAACCGCTGGGCCTTGCTGCTACCAGCGGGATTTTTTATACGCGCTAAACTTTTATGTCATAATcaaatgcatgtttttgttATCTACGAAAACCTGAAAacgttacaaaaacaaaacagccaaCACTGTCCCCACTGACGATCCGAGTTTTTTTGTTCCGTCTCACCAGGCGAAGCAGGCTGATTTCGTCGTAAGACAGGAAATTAAGGATGGTCTCAATCGCCACAATGGGAAGACCCAGCAGCGGGTTGTTCTGATGAGGCTGGTCCGGCGGAGGAGTCGACAGTCTTGGGGAAACTGACCCGGATTCCAGCGCTCCGACACCTCCATCCACTCTGTCTTCCACGGCCGCCATCTTCGTCTACTGAGGAATCAAGGAAGTGACGTGCAGGATGGGCAAACTAATGGAGGAAGTGCTTTCCTATGCTATCATACTCAATAGAAATGGTGAGGAAGCCATCTTTATTCCTGGCACTTTGTGTAActtattttacctttttatgATGCTACTTGATAAAATTTcgatttcattttgttttcaaagactGTTAACAGGATGTTCTTGTATTTCAATAACATACATTTcactaattaaaaatgaattttagtTTTCTATAGTAGCCAGTTAAATTGCTAAAAAGCTAGACACTCCGTTCCTGGGAGGAAAGGAAATCTTTTCAGACTCAACTTTCTTTAGCtgtctttaatttcattttaaaaagctgcaTTTACCGGTTTTGAAAGATactaacagtttaaaatgaggATACGTTGTACATTTATCTGTGCTTTGAATAATCAGACCAGGTTATTATAAAgaaatcattaaacatttttaatcactGCAAGACAATAAGTACAGTGCTCTCATGTGCTCTGAACTCTATAAGACAGATGAAGGAAACATGATTTAGAGATGAAAATACCCAGAGCTTTTCAGTCCATCTTTTAATACAACACAAAATATGAATGTACATGACACTTGGTGCACATTGTGGAATAACGCCCCAGCAGTCTTCACACTTGATGGAGCAAATGCGTGacccactaaaaaaaaaaaaaaacacagactgcAAATCTGAACTGGAGAACCTGCATCACTCTGATGATGAGCCTGGTTTGTGGCACACACTTCTGGAGTACGTCAATAAATAATTTAGAATCACCGTGGTTTTTGAGCATTAATTAACAGAAATATGTAGATAACTCTCCACCCCCTCAGCCCCCTTCCGAGCTTCAGGAGTGGTGGTATTTACAGCTTCGGCTGCACCGTATTGATTAATGAGGTGGACTGACTCCCTGCAACAGGCTACTGGGAGGCCCGTTTCAAGACCATGCCCTTCACGCTCCAGCAGGTCCCAGCCGGGCTGCCTCAAACGAGCCGCGCTCCGGGTCTCCATCAAGCCCGTCTCCGCCCATCAGTCCACCTCGGCCGAATCCAGCTCGGAGAGGAACTTGTCACACTTGGCCATGAGGACCTTGATGGCTTCGCTCACCAGGATGACGTGGGACAGGATCCCCGTCGACTCCACCGAAACTGCACAGGAGGCGAGAGGAGAGGTCAGACCCCACAGCGGCCAGAGTCACAGAGCAGGACTCCACCGAAACTGCACAGGAGGCGAGAGGAGAGGTCAGACCCCACAGCGGCCAGAGTCACAGAGCAGGACTCCACCGAAACTGCACAGGAGGCGAGAGGAGAGGTCAGACCCCACAGCGGTCAGAGTGGCAGAGCAGGACTCCACCGAAACTCCACAGGAGGCGAGAGGAGAGGTCAGACCCCACAGCGGTCAGAGTGGCAGAGCAGGACACCCCGTACGAGCCTCTTTTCACCGTCACTCCCGGCCCTTTACAGGGAAAGGGGGGCTCAGGCAGTTCAATGCCACCAGGGAGTGCAGTTTGATCCCGGACGAAGCCCCCCTCCTTTACAATGTGAAGTTCTTATGGAAACTGTACGTACTTGTGCACCCAAGCAGATTTTATAATTATGCATgggaacaatttaaaaatgcatcccCAGACTGACCTTAGTCAGCTTTGTTCTATTCATTTTGGCCGTGGCATCATTCTGCTCTGCAATGCCACTCAAGGTTTGAAAGAGGTGCCCCTGGTGCCATGTACTATAATCATGAATATACCTCATAGTCAGGAGGAAAGTGGTTTCTAAGTGCTTTAGAACATGCACAAGAAGCTGGGCAAGAAAATACCAAATTCAGCCGGTGAAGGATCACTTTAAAAATCAAGAACTTGATGTTTAATTCATGCACATATTAGACCACTCCTGCAGATTAATTGCATTATGTACAATTAACACCGGATGTATTCAACTGGCACTTTTCAGAGTAAAAGAAAAAGTGAGATAAGAAGTCACTaagttgaaagaaaaacatgtgCAAAATGTTATCTCCCAATAAGCAGTGTCTAACAATGACACTTAACCATAATCATATTTAGATGAGGTGAAGGTATTTGGTTCTGGACTGAATGACCTGACATGCCcgtgggcggagtggtggctctgtggctcaggatctgcacctgtggctggaaggttgccagttcaaatcccacagaggaatcctactccgttgggctcctgaggaaggcccttaaccccactgcaccagggggcgctgtacaatggctgaccctgcgctctgaccccgagcttctctctccccatctgtgtgcctgagtgtctcatggagagcaagctaggaTATgctaaaagacaaattcctaatgcgagaaattgtatatggccaatgtAGGGATCTTATCTTAAGACATAAGTGTTGAATCCCGCAGGAAGGAAGCGGCGAGGACGTACAGATGAAGTGGTTTCGCACTCGACCCAGCTTCACGATGTTCTTCAGGTCATCGTGACGGAACACCTCCCTGCTGCAGGTGTCCAGCCGGCTGTTCGCTACCTTTGCAAACTTCTTCCCTGCATGGGACCAACACAAGCACAAATGGGACATTCAGGATACTCAGACATgctcacttttattttttaacgttCACTTAAGGATAAAAATAAAGCTGGTGTCCCTGCGATTCACCCAAGTTAATACCCAAACTATTTAGATGGATCACTTAGTCACTTGAGTTCACATCATTAAGACAGGTGACAAACGAGAGGAGCCCAGTCTGCCCTCCTAGCCTTTTCGATCCAAGGGTTTCATGCAGCTGTTTCATTAAGGGACACAGGGTTATAAGTTTCAACTCCATgggtgggtagcttgttccatactcccacaaacctctgtgtaaagaagtgcctgctTGTCTTGGTCTTCAATacgcttccacatagtttccacttgtgtcctttgTTTCATGTCTCACTATTCATCGTGACTGCAGAGCAGGTAATGGGCCCATCCCTTCCTGATCAACTGGCAGTTTGTCTCGAACACTGTTCTGCAAAGCGCTCAGCTACCCTAACTGCTGCTAAGACACGAAGTGATGGAAAACAGCCCTCCCTCCCTGGGCTTGACCTACCGCCATCACTCTCAATCTCGATCACGCCTGGAGAGAAGCAGCGCTTCAGCTTCTCCGCCAGCTCCCCCTCCACGGGCTGCAGCAGAGTGATCTCCGGCAGCAGGCGGTAGCTGGCTGTGGCCACTGGGGAGAACTTAGCATGGTCTTTTCCtgaggaggaagagaaggagatcACTGAGCTGTTCAATCCAGGCTTCAACAATCGCCAACGTGGCCTGCGCAGGATAAGATGAGTTCAGCTTCTTTGGTAAAGGACGTTCCGAATTGAAGACTTGTAAACCGTCCAAAACTCTAATGAGTCCGTCAGGTCTCGTTACACAGTGCTACAAGAATAACCACTCAaggatttgtttaaaaaataatgcaaaaagcAAGGGGTTTCAGTCTTGCTACATCAATAATATACAGTTGTCAACTGTCTTGTGATAAATGTGTCTAATACTCATTGTCTCACTAAAACTGTGTGGCGTACAATCTCATTGATAGCTTTTGCAGTCCATCACCTTTGCTCGAAGGCCTCTGAGGCACTGCAGTCTGTCTAATCACAGCTCAGTACGAAAGAGCACCTGGTGCTGGGAACTGCCCTCCCATCAGGTTACTCTCAAGAGGCCGGTGTCCTTACCTACACCCTTCACACAATGCATGACGATGTCCAGCTCCTGGCCGGGCCGCAGCTGTGCAATCAGGATGTCTCCATGAACAGGGCTGATACCCGCCTCCGCAAACAGGTCTGCCTGGTTCCCGAGAGGAGTCCACTTAATGTCCCTCGAGTAAACTGGGACAAAGCAGAGAAACAGAACTCAAACACACAAATCTCCTTACATGTATGAAATGGCGATGTTGATTTAAAGCTGCTTCTTTTGCATGGTCTGGGGTCAACTGTGATGATTCTAAACTTATATGTTCTTAAGGCCCCTGGAAAAATAGAGAAGGAAACACTTCTTAACGAGTCACACGTTCTGCATAATACGTTATCCATGTCAGGAGTTCTAAGTCCATATTTCAGAGAGAATCTGGTCTCTTAGTCTTTCCATTCTAATGGAGGTCTTAATGACTTAAGCCAATAGATCTCTGCTTGCTTGGTAGGCCTTTTTCTTAAGAATGTTTTCAGCTCTGAGAGAACTGTATGGCTACTGTAATTAGCAACATTCCTATATCAATTTCTGGACTCTCCTCATTCGAGTGCCTGGGACCTAAGAACTTAGATTTCTGCAGAACAAGGACTGATGAGGGTGTATGGTACAGTGTATCTGGACATCATTAGTCACCTTTTAAGAGCGGTTTAGACTGAAATAAGGGTTGTTAGATTTCATGATGATAACACTTCTGCTGGAGggtattttcaaaacaaaaaactgagtGCAGGGTTAGCATAAAACAAATTAAGCAAGTTCAATTCAAAGGATCTATTAGCTAAAGGAATcaatatttcagctgaaaaaatgACAAGGCTGTGAACCACTAATCAATCTTGATATTTTTAACAGTCTCCAATTGGAAagactgcatgtacagtaaactGCTTTTGTTAGTTATAGCACATTAGGAGCTGCTAACCAATGCTTCCTTCCTCAGTTAAGGGCATGTTGCAGTTATCTCTTCTTTCCAGCTACTCCATGCTCTTGACTCAAGAGTCCAGATGTAAATAACAAAACATACCCATGTGGTTAATGTAGAGTTCACTGGGATCAGAGGAATCTTTGCTAGCTCTTGGATTTCTGGTGCACTTGATCTTTAGTTGCAGTTGAATTGTGTCAATATCTGTGCCTTCTTCATCCCCTGTGCAAACATATGAAAACAGTTTCCACATCATTTCTCTCAGGATAAAATGCAGCTTGTACTGAGAGACGGCTGTAACTTCCACTACAGAGGCCAACGATGATTCTGCTCACCTGCATTCCGGTACTCAAAAAGACGAGGGTCTGCTTTGATGGGGATCAGTCCCAGTCGATGTGCCAGAATCTCATCCTGGACAATGGATGTGTTGTTGTACACAAACACTTTCTCTATAGCCATCGTGGGAACCTTAGCAAAGACAGCATTACAGAattaagtaataggtttattccatgctgaaaaaaagaagaaagagaacacaacgtttcggccgtggagccttcttcaggtgtcagtctTAATTACAGAATTAAGCCTGGGCTATTCCAAGCAATGGGTCAGgttttttcagataactgaaAATAAGCACTCTGCAACAACACCCACAGCCTGAAACAGGTTTTCACGAAACTATCTTGAGCCACCATGAAGTGTGCATTTAAATTTGCAGCTACGGTCACCttaaggttttattttaatattactttttattttcctgtaaGTACATCATACAAGCTAAGGAATATTCAACAGTCATTGGTCCACAcaattcaaaaagaaaatagacTTAAGTAGAATTTACCAGCTAAAAAGATATACGTAGAATAGGAAAAATTATAAtagtacacattttattttatttttttttaattgagagcCTGTTATTTTCGGGCGATATTTACCTCTGCTAGTAAGATTCGACGGAATGCATTAGCGATAGCAGCGTCAATGCCCACCATGTCGAACTCCAGCGTATTTTCATCCATTCGAATCACGTCGATTCTAAacttctgtaaaataaaaatactcgcGTTGCTTGAAACACATGATAAACAAAAGCGCAGGGAACCTCTTCCATGAGCAACAGCTACTGACAGCAAAGATTACAGCCGAGTTTTATCTTTACCTCTTCAAATTTTTTCCGGTTCCAGGTGTCATCGTACCCGGGATAATTACCAGGGAAGTCTGTCGTATGAACCTTTgaagaaaagacatttaattaccCCTTATCCCAAAACAAGTTATGTATTTTACAACACGCTTTACATTGTAAGAGAGAAATTGTAAACGAGTCTGCCTCATAAACAGTGTGCGTATCTGGAAAAGCGGTTACTTAACTGTCGTCGGCATAGAATTGTACACATGACACAACAAACTTTCTTACGACAATAATAATACGTTTTTATTTGTACTATCTCATAGCCTATGAGGAACCAGCATCTCTCCACCACCTAGAAACAAGCACTCACATTTCGGACCCCAAACTCGCCCAGAATCACACGATCGCGAATCTCTTCCACGTTGCTCCTGGGCGCCgccatttctgcacactgttgaTTTTCCTGTTCTTCAACGTCATTTCCGCTCATCGAGCTGTgctttgcaataaaaaatataactgtCAAGTTGAGAACTCCTGACAATGCAGTTCCGTTatttaatgataaactttacttttatttaactgacactaaattcttaaaaaaagaatcagtattgcaattatatattatattattgtaaCTCACAGTACCCTAGTATGTTTTATTTCCTTCATGGTCGAGCTCATGCCAggaaccctgcaactcacacctggcaacgaacccactgaaactaagcaggagGTCttagctgtgagcctggtcagtacctggatgggagagctcccgggaaaaactaaggctgctgctggaagatgttGTTAGTGGACGCGTGCGTTCCACGGCGGTCATGCACTATCGCCTGCAATAATTAAGATAATTAAGGCATATAAAAGGCGGCTGTTTAATCTGTCTAGCTATTTTTTGTTAATAGTAGCTAATCGAACTCTACTGGAGCTCGTCTAgatgtttctttaaagaaggGAGGATAAGGGCTTCGACAGCGTGGCTGGGTAGCTGGtgtccacactcccacaactctttgtgtaagaaCATGCCTATTGCTCTTGATTTGGAGCTAAAAACTGTAGATAGCGCGCCTGACACTTTTCGTTCTGATGCATAGCTCAGCGCTGTTCATTTATATGAAATAAAGCGGAAAAAAGAAGCAGATTTTGCCTATATTTCAGGGGAAACTGCCGGACCTCTTGCAAGcaccaatacaaaaaaaaaaaaagatagttCAAGTAGGTCGCAAAGGAACAATCCCAtgctgtaaagagaagaaaagaaacacaacgtttcggctgtggagccttcttccggcGTCAAGGAGAAGAAGGCCCCACatccgaaacgttgcgtttcttttcttctctttccagcccgggaataaaccttcacttgttcctgtgcaaacacacacacacgaaacAAGAGCTGAAGTCACGTTCGCGTCTCGCGAGAGGTCCCGCGAGCTCCACGTCTCCAGGCCTGGGTGTGCTTCCTGGTGGCCGAGAGCGAGCAGCGGCGCCGAGCTGGGGGTCTCGCCGAGCGACTTTTCTCCTGCCTTTGTGCGAGCATATTCAGTCTTAGCATATAAGGGCTCCGTCCCCGCAAGAGTGACAGTCCTGCGTGTCCGAAGATGTCCGCGCCGGGAGGAAATAAGAGCACCAACAGCGAGGCTTGGGGCAGCTTCGATGACAACCTGATTCAGGTAAACAAGAgcgactctctctctctcctgacacTTCGGAGATAATACCGTCCCTTCTAGTTAAAACACCGCTCCTTCTTTCTACTAGCGCAGCCAGCGTTagttaagacaaaaaaaacaatcgtCTGTACCAGCGATGAACAAAAAGCGTCGCCGAATATCGTAACAAaacgattaaaaataaattccagTCACCACTACCCTTTCATcagcttttgttgttgttgttgttgttgttgttgttgttgttgttttttgctgaCGTTTTCTACATTCCTGTAAGTCTTCCTATCCTTTTGTTTTCACAAGGTGGAGACGTTTTCACCAGTGTCTTGAGATTGTTGTGTGTTTAGAATTTGCTGCCTTGTGGATAATAGGTGTTGTTTCGGTTGTTTTGAAACGGACTCAGTTTTTGTATTCGCTTTAATCGATGCCTTTTGTGAACAGTTTCATGAATGGCTTGATATTTGGAGAACAGTCCAGTTTTAGGTGAAAGTGCTGGTAGCTCAATAAAATGCCAAATGTCCTGCAATTTTCAGCTCCAGCACGTCTGCTGTAGCTCCTGGGTAGCTCCGCCCAGTAATGTGGTAAGATATtgagaaacacaacacaaattGGATTGCTGTAGGAGTACACATGTACAGACTCAGtggccacagcctggacatagaaagtggatacaggcagacctggctgtccagagaggacaggctcagaggccacagcctggacatagaaagtggatacaggcagacctggctgtccagagaggacaggctcagtggccacagcctggacatagaaagTGGATACAGGcggacctggctgtccagagaggacaggctcagtgaccacagcctggccctAGAAAGTGGATACAGGcggacctggctgtccagagaggacaggctcagtgaccacagcctggccctAGAAAGTGGACACAGGCAGcgctggctgtccagagaggacaggtggTGCTTTCACTGCCAGTGGGAAGAAGCCGAGACAAagatgcactttctgctgcactgagagaaatactctgggattagttGGACATTCTTCTCAAAAtaacaaatctaatcccagaatccCCACGCCTGGCAGAATCAGAACAGCCCGAGGAGCTGAGAGTGAGCTGCCTCACAACAGTGTTTTATGTGATGGGTGTAAAAGTTCTGTGGTGctgtaaatgtctgtttttgtcGTGGCCGACCCGGTCATCTGCGGGGACCGGGTTGACCAGCCTGCCCCGTGCGTGGTGCGCCAGCAGGGCGGGGGCTCGGCCGTGATCGACATGGAGAACATGGACGACACGTCGGGCTCCAGCTTCGAGGACATGGGCGAGATGCACCAGCGcatgaaggaggaggaggaggtgacgGAGGAGGCGGCCGCCACGGAGGAGGGCGAGGACGGAGAGTTCCTGGGCATGAAGGGCTTCCGGGGGCAGCTGGGCCGGCAGGTGGCTGACGAGGTCAGTGGGTGGGGCCCGCCGAGTACGGGGCTCCGGGGCCGAGCCAAGATCCTGGGCCCTGACGCGCAGACCAGCCGTCGTGCAGCACAGCGCCACGCGTCTTTATTCATTTCCACATGTCCCCTCGCACAGACGTTTCCAAGTGCTGTCGGGGCTTGGTGTTAGATGAAAGCGCCCTTAAAAGCGAGAGCAGGGGccagttctttacacaaagagttggggggagtgtggaacaagctgcccagacaTGTGCTTGAAGCCAGCGCTTTGGGGCTTCAAGATCATGAAGATCATTGGATTCATTCACGACTAACAGTATGGCTAGACGGactaaatggcctcctctcgtctGTCGCCTGTGTTCAGACCGCTGATGAGTCCTCTGTTCTGTAGCTGCTTTGATTGCGATCTGTAGAATTTAATCTACCCGCCCGCAGAAAACTGGGCCAATTAAAAAGGAGCTTAATTTCTTTCGTTTACTTTTGACATTGCAATCCTTTAGAATTTGTTTGGATTGCTCCCACATTTGTACAGGAACTGAAAGAATGGGAAAGAAGGAACCTTTGGCTccgagcagccaggtgaggggcTGGAGGCGTGAAGAGGCTTATGTGTTGTTTTCCTTTCCGCCTAGGTGTGGCAGGcagggaagaggcaggcctcgAAGGCTTTTAACCTGTATGCCAACATCGACATCCTCAGACCCTACTTTGACGTTGAGCCCGTTCAAGTCAGGAACAGGTAAGGAATGTGAGGATACAGCGTTCTGTCTGTGTTAGAAATGCAGTGGAGTTCTCCCTTCTGATCTGGCTCTACAAAAACACGTACAGTAGGGTTGCGACCTCTGCGAATTTAACATTGACGAATTTGCTTGTTCCGTGATTCGGTCTGGCTGACAAAGTCTTGGATGGAAGAAGAGCAGAGCGGGATGAAACTGAGCTGAAGGTTAAGCACAACTCTCAAACCAGCTGCACAACAGACCAGGATTGTGAGATGCATCTAGCTAGTGCGTGAGcctccccctgccccctgccctcGTACCCCCTACCCAGCACCCGCGCCTCAGCGTGGTCCTGTTTCTCTACAGTAACAAACACTCCAGGGTCTGTGTCAGCAGTGTGGggaatgacaggctggagaCACAAGCTCACTGACAGGTTTACTGCTCTTCTCAAGCACAGCCCGgattcatgttgtttattttgtcCGATTAATGTACGTTTATGATCtctgttgttgtttgtttttgttgatcGATATTATTCTAATTAACTTcaaaccaatgcattagtacTTTAAATATCCTATAAGGAAGGATTTGTTATGTCTTTTAACCCCACATACAAAATGTTGTAGTATATTATGCAATAGTATAGGAGTGAATTTGGTTATAAGCGAATTTGGCTATTCATGACAGTTTTCTGTACCAAACCCTAGCGAATGTCCAGActctactgtaaatgtaatcTTTACTAAGACAAATAGTTGTTTTTCACTCTAGGGTAATTCTGTTGGCAGAACGTTGTCATTGAAGTATTTGAAATTAGTTTTCTTATTCACTCCATTACTGTCTTCCAGGTTGATAGAATCATTGATTCCTGTAAGAATGATTAACTTTCCACAGGTAAGTGGCACTGCTATGATTCCCCGAAACTTTGTACTTTTTAACAGAGAGTAATGTTCTCTAATATTAAGAAACGTAAGTGTCGCAGTTGTTTCTTTAcattttctgctcaaaaacgGGATGGCGTACAGTAAATAATGGCAAAAAATAAAGAGACAAAGATTGAACTAGATTTGTGGCCATTATAAACtgttttggatttttcttttttgcattcaAAGTAGCAGTTAGCCCCCGATTTCTGTCCATTTTCAGTGTAGAAACTGATACCATGACTAAACTGAGTATGGCTGTTTCTTTATAGTTTCTGGAAATAATAATGACAATTAAGGATATGGAAATGGGATTCTAGGAGCTAATGTGTTGTAACCGAGTAGCTGGAGTTTCAGAATTAGGATAAGTCAAGACACTCCAGATACTCAGAAAATGTCTAATAGGTCCGCACATAACCTTATTGGGGTATTGGCAGCACCTGCTGGGAGCAGGTTTTCCCTATATGAGGGTTCAGTGAGTCTACAGTGGTTTGAGTTAGACCCTCACCGTCAGGGGGACAGTGAGAAACAGCCTTACGGGGAGACTCCTGACTGAGTAAAACACCCCGCAAGGGAGCTGGGTTCAGCAGCAACCCCGCAGGGCATCGGGGTGTCTGCTGTCTGCCTGGGTCTGAAGGGGAGACTCGTCTAGTGTGTTGTGTGCCGTCTGGCATCATCAGTCATGCAGTAAGACTCCCGAGTTCGCACCGTCTCTCAGTGAGACTGTGATTAATAGAACCTTGTGGT from Lepisosteus oculatus isolate fLepOcu1 chromosome 17, fLepOcu1.hap2, whole genome shotgun sequence encodes:
- the polr1c gene encoding DNA-directed RNA polymerases I and III subunit RPAC1 isoform X2, with the protein product MSGNDVEEQENQQCAEMAAPRSNVEEIRDRVILGEFGVRNVHTTDFPGNYPGYDDTWNRKKFEEKFRIDVIRMDENTLEFDMVGIDAAIANAFRRILLAEVPTMAIEKVFVYNNTSIVQDEILAHRLGLIPIKADPRLFEYRNAGDEEGTDIDTIQLQLKIKCTRNPRASKDSSDPSELYINHMVYSRDIKWTPLGNQADLFAEAGISPVHGDILIAQLRPGQELDIVMHCVKGVGKDHAKFSPVATASYRLLPEITLLQPVEGELAEKLKRCFSPGVIEIESDGGKKFAKVANSRLDTCSREVFRHDDLKNIVKLGRVRNHFIFSVESTGILSHVILVSEAIKVLMAKCDKFLSELDSAEVD
- the polr1c gene encoding DNA-directed RNA polymerases I and III subunit RPAC1 isoform X1; this encodes MSGNDVEEQENQQCAEMAAPRSNVEEIRDRVILGEFGVRNVHTTDFPGNYPGYDDTWNRKKFEEKFRIDVIRMDENTLEFDMVGIDAAIANAFRRILLAEVPTMAIEKVFVYNNTSIVQDEILAHRLGLIPIKADPRLFEYRNAGDEEGTDIDTIQLQLKIKCTRNPRASKDSSDPSELYINHMVYSRDIKWTPLGNQADLFAEAGISPVHGDILIAQLRPGQELDIVMHCVKGVGKDHAKFSPVATASYRLLPEITLLQPVEGELAEKLKRCFSPGVIEIESDGGKKFAKVANSRLDTCSREVFRHDDLKNIVKLGRVRNHFIFSVESCSATLTAVGSDLSSRLLCSFGGVLLCDSGRCGV